The genome window CGCGGTTCGCAACCGTCAGATTATGCGCAAGCATCCCGGCATTCGCAGGAAACGACGTGTATTTATACGGGTCATACTCAGGCAAGACCGACTGCCATTGTAGTTTATTCAAACGTAAGACGTAGCCGATACGCTCCTGCCAGATGGATAGGACCGCCATCCGCGTGATCCCAATCTCTGGAGAGAGCAGAGCCATACCTTCTAACTGCGGCAGACTCGGATCTTCAATGGCATCAATTGCATAACGCACACTGAGCGCCCCTCCGTTTGAAAAGCCTACGACGTAAAGCGGTTGATCGCCGACGGCGGCCTTTAAAGATCGCATCCCGACGCGCACTGCTGCCGCCATGTCTTCCCACGTCGTGACTGTCAAAGCCGACGGTGCCGTGCCATGCCCTGGTATGCGTAGCCCGATGACATGCGCACCCTCTTGATTCAAACGCTCACCAATCAGCCGTAAACTATAGGGGGAATCGGTTAGACCATGCAACAGCAGCACGCCACTCTTCGCTTTTTCCGCAGGCATCTCGAAACTACGATTCCAATTTACATCCCAAGCAGTCGCATCCGAAAGACTGCCTCGCGTATATCGATTCACATCCAACTCATCAGGTGTATCACTATCCGTGTAGATCAACTCATTGAGTTGCTGAAACAAGCGATCCTCTAACTCCAAATAGTCCTGAAAACTGCTGACGTCTGAATCCTCCGTAAACTCTGCATCCAACACCACTTCATGCCACAGTTGTAGATCCGGCTTATTATTCATCATCTTCACAGCAACGATGAGTAACATCACGACCGCCCCAACGATCCCATACAGGAAGCATTTTAAAGCGTAGGAGGCGGTGCTCATGACCATTTTTTTCATAACAAAAATACGTTGAATTGATATTAGCGCCTCTAGTTCTTGCGGGCACGCGCCTTCTGGATGACATCCATTTTGTTCAACTCTTGAGAGATGTCATTCCAAAGTTTCTCTTTACCACCCGTCGGCCCCGATGGCACCGCTTGCGCCTCAGATCCTTCGAGATACGCACCGTGCGCCTCCAAGTAGCGCTCTTTAAAATCATAATACGACCAGCGTCCCTCAAAGCCCATGCGCACGATTAAATCGTTAAACAAACTGCGACGGATTTGAAGGTCCTTGATCCGTAAGATTTTATAATACTCATCTTCAAAGACTTTAAACTCAGCGGCCTCACGTGCCTCTATTGCGCGCTGCTGCATCTGAGCTTGTTCCACAATCATATCAAGCGAAACATTCCCGGCCGCTTTCTGTGCGCGCAGCAGCTCTAAGTCATCCGCGGCACGTTGCCCCACACGGACGTGATACAGCACCGGAATATTGGAGCCTAAATAATAGCGCACAAAAAACAGTGCACGGTCATTCGCTTGCACGTTCTGCACCAATGGATCTAGCGCCACCTGAGGCGATAGAAAGACATCGCCTGCATCATTTTTCACATACGTCCACAAGTTTAAATCATGATCCGAGCGATACGCGACAAACGAACCCGGCATCTGGCCTTTGAAACTCTCATCGACTGAAAATGTCAGATGCTTGCCTTTCTCCCAGATCAACTGCTGCAACGGCATATCACCATAGGCAATATCCTGAAAATGGACCCCCATCACACCCGTTTGATATAAGGGCTCCGGAATCACCTTCGTCAGCTCTCCATAAAATACATGTGTCGACGCATTGTAAGTGCGCACCAGATCCCACGTGTCCTCCACCTTCGGCTGCGCCACGGAAACAGGACACAACTGCAAGATCAGGTAACAAACTAGAACAACGCGTTTCATACCTAGAGAGCTAAACGGATCATCCC of Lentimonas sp. CC4 contains these proteins:
- a CDS encoding alpha/beta fold hydrolase, producing MKKMVMSTASYALKCFLYGIVGAVVMLLIVAVKMMNNKPDLQLWHEVVLDAEFTEDSDVSSFQDYLELEDRLFQQLNELIYTDSDTPDELDVNRYTRGSLSDATAWDVNWNRSFEMPAEKAKSGVLLLHGLTDSPYSLRLIGERLNQEGAHVIGLRIPGHGTAPSALTVTTWEDMAAAVRVGMRSLKAAVGDQPLYVVGFSNGGALSVRYAIDAIEDPSLPQLEGMALLSPEIGITRMAVLSIWQERIGYVLRLNKLQWQSVLPEYDPYKYTSFPANAGMLAHNLTVANRESLKQLEADGQLSGFPNVLAFQSIVDSTVLAPALVKDLFDLLPADVGHELVVYDINRSAEIEPLLKAGKIPDVGLLEAQATRDYIFTLITNKDARNEAVEAHTYPPHIHEPQLSSIGLKWPETIYSLSHVALPFAEQDPIYGAGPRKDKTRIHLGALAIRGEKGVLSIAAADMLRLRWNPFYEYQEQRIVDHFSQK